The Lysobacter sp. HDW10 genome window below encodes:
- a CDS encoding F0F1 ATP synthase subunit B has product MNLNLTFLGQMISFAILVAFTLKFIWPPINAAIEERQRKIAEGLAAADNSQKTLAQAEEKANDELKIARSKANEIIESAHQRASQIIESAKNEAIEEGARQKAIVDADIAASANKAREDLRKQVSQLAVNGAEKLIRREINPETHKALLDELAAQL; this is encoded by the coding sequence ATGAATCTCAATTTGACGTTCTTGGGTCAGATGATCTCTTTTGCGATCCTCGTGGCCTTTACGTTGAAATTCATTTGGCCGCCGATCAACGCGGCGATTGAAGAACGCCAACGCAAGATCGCCGAGGGCCTGGCGGCTGCTGATAACAGCCAGAAGACCCTTGCGCAGGCTGAGGAAAAAGCGAACGACGAACTCAAGATCGCACGTAGCAAAGCCAACGAGATCATCGAGTCGGCGCATCAACGCGCCAGCCAGATCATCGAATCGGCCAAGAACGAAGCGATTGAAGAGGGCGCGCGTCAAAAAGCGATCGTCGATGCTGATATCGCTGCCAGTGCCAACAAGGCACGCGAAGACCTGCGCAAGCAAGTTTCGCAACTGGCCGTGAACGGTGCCGAGAAGTTGATCCGCCGCGAAATCAATCCGGAAACGCATAAAGCGTTGCTGGATGAATTGGCAGCGCAACTCTAA
- the atpG gene encoding F0F1 ATP synthase subunit gamma, which yields MASGREIKTKIKSVQNTRKVTRALEMVSASKIRKAQDRMKASRPYARAMKQLISHLAQANPEFQHPYLLERKDVKRVGYIVVSSDRGLAGGLNNNMFRKLLTEIRAWHEQGVEVDVVTIGQKATVFFRRIKVNMVASVTHLGDQPHVEQLIGVIKVMLDSYDSNNLQRVFICYNDFVNTMLQRAAFDQLLPLPPAEQQLAKHAWDYIYEPDAQTVLEHVMTRYIESLVYQAVMENVASEHAARMVAMKSASDNATKLIGTLNLVYNKARQAAITQEISEIVGGAAAV from the coding sequence ATGGCAAGCGGCCGCGAAATTAAGACCAAGATCAAGTCGGTGCAGAACACCCGCAAGGTGACTCGCGCACTCGAAATGGTCTCGGCTTCCAAAATCCGGAAGGCGCAAGACCGCATGAAGGCATCGCGTCCGTACGCGCGTGCCATGAAGCAGTTGATCAGCCACCTCGCGCAAGCGAACCCGGAATTCCAACATCCGTATTTGCTGGAACGCAAAGACGTCAAGCGCGTCGGCTACATCGTGGTCTCTTCAGACCGTGGTTTGGCGGGTGGCTTGAACAACAACATGTTCCGCAAACTGCTGACTGAAATCCGCGCATGGCATGAGCAAGGCGTGGAAGTCGACGTAGTCACCATCGGTCAAAAGGCGACGGTGTTCTTCCGTCGCATCAAGGTCAACATGGTGGCATCGGTCACGCACTTGGGCGATCAGCCGCACGTCGAACAACTGATCGGTGTCATCAAGGTGATGCTCGACAGCTACGACAGCAACAACTTGCAGCGCGTCTTCATTTGCTACAACGATTTCGTCAACACGATGCTGCAACGCGCTGCGTTCGATCAATTGCTGCCGCTGCCGCCGGCAGAACAGCAGTTGGCCAAGCACGCGTGGGACTACATCTACGAACCCGATGCACAAACCGTGCTCGAACATGTGATGACCCGTTATATCGAATCGTTGGTTTACCAAGCCGTGATGGAAAACGTCGCTTCTGAACATGCTGCACGCATGGTCGCGATGAAGTCCGCATCGGACAACGCAACCAAGCTGATCGGTACCTTGAACCTCGTCTACAACAAAGCCCGTCAGGCCGCGATTACCCAGGAAATCTCGGAAATCGTCGGCGGCGCGGCCGCAGTCTGA
- a CDS encoding F0F1 ATP synthase subunit delta has product MSQTLTLARPYARAAYDLARQGNAVVDWSNALSLSARIAADPNVAQLLGNPLLSRQEAAGLVAPEGASDTLRNFFATLAENGRLNVLPEIAGLFEQYRADAEHIVRAKVTSAAPMSADELANIKAALKRRFNQDVEIDTAIDESLIGGAVIDAGDVVIDGSLKGKLVRLQNALAQ; this is encoded by the coding sequence ATGAGCCAAACCCTCACCCTTGCACGCCCCTACGCACGCGCCGCGTACGACTTGGCCCGTCAAGGCAATGCCGTCGTTGATTGGTCGAATGCGCTGAGTCTCTCAGCACGTATCGCCGCCGATCCCAATGTCGCGCAATTGCTCGGCAATCCCTTGTTGTCGCGCCAAGAAGCGGCAGGCCTCGTTGCACCGGAAGGTGCAAGCGACACCCTGCGTAACTTCTTCGCAACGCTAGCCGAAAACGGCCGCTTGAATGTCTTGCCGGAAATTGCAGGTCTGTTCGAGCAGTACCGCGCCGACGCCGAACACATCGTTCGCGCCAAGGTCACTTCGGCTGCACCAATGTCCGCCGACGAACTGGCGAACATCAAGGCTGCATTGAAGCGCCGCTTCAACCAAGACGTTGAAATCGACACCGCCATCGATGAGTCATTGATTGGTGGCGCCGTGATCGATGCGGGTGACGTGGTGATCGACGGTTCGCTCAAGGGCAAATTGGTTCGTCTGCAAAACGCACTCGCTCAATAA
- the atpD gene encoding F0F1 ATP synthase subunit beta encodes MNTANTQGKIVQIIGAVVDVEFARESVPKVYDALKVQNTDITLEVQQQLGDGVVRTIALGSTDGLKRGLLADNTNRAISVPVGTATLGRIMDVLGNPIDEVGPINAADSWEIHRPAPSYEDQASTNDLLETGIKVIDLMCPFAKGGKVGLFGGAGVGKTVNMLELINNIATQHSGLSVFAGVGERTREGNDFYHEMQEAGVVRVDNLPESKVAMVYGQMNEPPGNRLRVALTGLTMAEYFRDEKDENGKGRDVLFFVDNIYRYTLAGTEVSALLGRMPSAVGYQPTLAEEMGVLQERITSTKTGSITSIQAVYVPADDLTDPSPATTFAHLDSTVTLSRQIASLGIYPAVDPLDSTSRQMDPNIIGTEHYDTARRVQGTLQKYKELKDIIAILGMDELSEEDKLAVSRARKIERFFSQPFHVAEVFTGSPGKYVSLKDTIRGFKMIVDGECDHLPEQAFYMVGGIDEAIEKAKSLSAA; translated from the coding sequence ATGAACACCGCCAACACGCAAGGCAAGATCGTCCAGATCATCGGCGCCGTCGTCGACGTCGAATTCGCGCGCGAGAGCGTGCCGAAGGTTTACGACGCGCTGAAGGTGCAAAACACCGACATCACGTTGGAAGTCCAACAACAATTGGGCGACGGTGTTGTTCGCACGATCGCACTGGGCTCGACCGACGGCCTCAAGCGCGGCCTGTTGGCCGACAACACCAACCGCGCCATTTCGGTGCCGGTCGGTACTGCCACCTTGGGTCGCATCATGGACGTGCTCGGCAACCCGATCGACGAAGTGGGTCCGATCAACGCTGCCGATAGCTGGGAAATCCATCGTCCGGCACCGTCCTATGAAGATCAAGCCAGCACCAACGACTTGCTCGAAACCGGCATCAAGGTGATCGACTTGATGTGTCCGTTCGCCAAGGGCGGTAAGGTCGGCCTGTTCGGCGGCGCCGGCGTGGGCAAGACCGTGAACATGCTTGAACTCATCAACAACATCGCAACCCAACACTCGGGTTTGTCGGTGTTCGCCGGTGTCGGTGAGCGTACGCGTGAAGGCAACGACTTCTATCACGAAATGCAAGAAGCAGGCGTCGTGCGCGTCGACAACTTGCCGGAATCGAAAGTGGCGATGGTCTACGGCCAGATGAACGAGCCGCCGGGTAACCGTTTGCGCGTGGCATTGACCGGCCTGACCATGGCCGAATACTTCCGCGACGAAAAGGACGAAAACGGCAAGGGCCGTGACGTGTTGTTCTTCGTTGACAACATCTACCGCTACACCTTGGCCGGTACCGAAGTGTCGGCACTCTTGGGTCGTATGCCGTCGGCCGTGGGTTATCAGCCGACCTTGGCAGAAGAAATGGGCGTGCTGCAAGAACGCATCACCTCGACCAAGACCGGTTCGATCACCTCGATCCAAGCCGTGTACGTGCCCGCCGACGACTTGACTGACCCGTCGCCTGCCACCACCTTCGCCCACTTGGATTCGACCGTCACCTTGTCGCGTCAGATCGCATCGCTGGGTATCTACCCGGCAGTGGATCCGCTCGACTCGACGTCGCGCCAAATGGATCCGAACATCATCGGCACCGAACACTACGACACTGCGCGTCGCGTCCAAGGCACCTTGCAAAAGTACAAGGAACTGAAAGACATCATCGCGATTCTCGGTATGGACGAATTGTCTGAAGAAGACAAGTTGGCCGTGTCGCGTGCACGTAAGATCGAACGCTTCTTCTCGCAGCCGTTCCACGTTGCAGAAGTCTTCACCGGTTCGCCGGGTAAGTACGTCTCGTTGAAAGACACCATCCGCGGTTTCAAGATGATCGTCGACGGCGAATGCGACCACTTGCCGGAACAAGCTTTCTACATGGTCGGCGGTATCGACGAAGCGATCGAAAAGGCCAAGAGCCTCTCGGCTGCCTGA
- a CDS encoding GtrA family protein, which translates to MTWKRHLGGYATVGLLQWLLEYGAMVGLSAWILPVPQANVIGRMLGASVGFWLNGRITFKGEGRHLSRVAFLRFVLMFISLTILNTALVTAVHAYSDLRMTWAIKPLLDALTGTIGFLLSRHWVYSARSRV; encoded by the coding sequence ATGACTTGGAAACGGCATCTCGGCGGCTACGCGACAGTGGGCCTACTGCAATGGCTGCTCGAATATGGCGCCATGGTGGGTCTAAGTGCGTGGATCTTGCCTGTGCCGCAGGCGAACGTCATTGGCCGCATGCTGGGTGCAAGCGTGGGCTTCTGGCTCAATGGTCGGATCACTTTCAAAGGTGAGGGACGTCATCTGAGTCGCGTGGCCTTCTTGCGCTTCGTGCTGATGTTCATTTCTTTAACGATCTTGAACACCGCACTTGTCACTGCGGTGCATGCGTATTCCGACTTGCGTATGACTTGGGCGATCAAACCTTTATTGGACGCATTGACCGGTACGATCGGCTTCTTGTTGTCGCGGCATTGGGTGTATTCGGCGCGATCGCGAGTTTGA
- the glmU gene encoding bifunctional UDP-N-acetylglucosamine diphosphorylase/glucosamine-1-phosphate N-acetyltransferase GlmU, translating to MALPLHVVILAAGEGKRMKSTLPKVLQKIANKPMLAHVIDAARALQPSALHVVYGHGGDQVRAAFAAESDIQWSEQRERLGTGHAVQQAMPAIPDDARVLILYGDVPLIEAETLQRLLDAPGSLSVLVADLDDPTGYGRVVRDAAGKVEAVVEQKDATDAQKKIHTVNTGIVAADAKALREWLGTLSNQNAQGEYYLTDIFARAAEQFRPAEMVHVADAIETEGANDPWQLAQLERAFQKRAVRALCVAGARFADVTRVDVRGQVEVGNDVEIDIDVIFEGTVRLGDGVRIGPFTRLKDVTLAAGTDVRAHCDLEGAVTHGAVHIGPYARLRPGAELAAGAHIGNFVEIKKSTVGAGSKVNHLSYIGDAVIGAGVNIGAGTITCNYDGVNKFITTIKDGAFIGSNSALVAPVTIGKDATIGAGSVITRDAPAEMLSLGRGRQSIVEGWQRPVKKSP from the coding sequence ATGGCGCTACCCCTGCATGTTGTGATCCTTGCCGCAGGCGAGGGCAAGCGTATGAAATCGACGCTGCCGAAAGTGCTGCAGAAGATTGCAAATAAGCCAATGCTTGCGCATGTGATTGATGCGGCACGTGCGTTGCAGCCTTCCGCCTTGCACGTGGTCTATGGCCACGGCGGCGACCAAGTACGCGCAGCGTTCGCTGCAGAAAGCGACATTCAGTGGTCAGAGCAGCGTGAACGCTTGGGCACCGGGCATGCCGTACAACAGGCCATGCCGGCGATCCCGGACGACGCGCGCGTACTCATCTTGTATGGCGATGTGCCACTCATTGAGGCAGAAACGCTGCAACGCTTATTGGATGCGCCGGGCAGTTTGTCCGTGCTGGTGGCTGATCTGGACGATCCAACCGGCTATGGCCGCGTCGTACGCGATGCTGCGGGCAAGGTGGAAGCGGTTGTCGAGCAGAAAGACGCGACGGATGCGCAGAAGAAAATACATACGGTGAACACGGGCATCGTTGCCGCCGATGCGAAAGCACTGCGCGAATGGCTCGGCACATTGTCGAATCAGAACGCACAAGGCGAGTACTACCTCACCGACATTTTCGCGCGTGCTGCAGAACAGTTCCGTCCTGCCGAAATGGTGCATGTGGCGGACGCGATTGAAACCGAAGGTGCAAATGACCCCTGGCAACTTGCACAGCTCGAACGCGCATTCCAAAAGCGCGCGGTGCGCGCCTTGTGTGTGGCGGGCGCGCGTTTTGCCGATGTGACGCGCGTGGACGTTCGCGGCCAGGTGGAAGTGGGCAACGATGTTGAAATTGATATTGACGTCATCTTCGAAGGCACCGTCCGCTTGGGTGATGGCGTGCGCATCGGGCCCTTCACCCGCCTGAAAGACGTGACGCTGGCTGCCGGCACAGACGTACGCGCACATTGCGATCTGGAGGGGGCGGTCACCCACGGCGCAGTGCACATTGGTCCCTACGCGCGCTTGCGGCCGGGTGCTGAACTCGCAGCGGGCGCACACATTGGAAATTTCGTCGAAATCAAGAAGTCCACGGTGGGTGCAGGTAGCAAGGTGAATCACCTCAGCTATATCGGAGATGCCGTGATCGGTGCGGGCGTCAACATCGGTGCGGGCACGATCACTTGCAACTACGACGGCGTCAACAAATTCATCACCACCATCAAGGACGGTGCCTTCATCGGTTCCAACAGCGCACTGGTCGCACCGGTGACCATTGGCAAGGACGCGACCATCGGCGCGGGCTCCGTGATCACGCGCGATGCACCGGCTGAAATGCTGAGCCTCGGACGGGGACGTCAATCGATTGTCGAAGGCTGGCAGCGCCCGGTCAAAAAGTCGCCCTGA
- the atpA gene encoding F0F1 ATP synthase subunit alpha: MATTSLNPSEISELIKNRIEQVKLGSEARNEGTVTSVSDGIVRIHGLADAMQGEMVELPNNTFALALNLERDSVGAVVLGDYEHLREGDVAKTTGRILEVPTGPSMLGRVVNALGEPIDGKGPINAEASAPVEAIAPGVIWRKSVSQPLQTGYKSIDSMIPIGRGQRELIIGDRQTGKTAVAIDTIINQKHSGVKCIYVAIGQKNSTIANIVRKLEENGALAYTTVVAASASESAAMNFIAAYSGCAMGEYFRDRGEDALIIYDDLSKQAVAYRQISLLLKRPPGREAYPGDVFYLHSRLLERAARVSEDYVEKFTNGAVKGKTGSLTALPIIETQAGDVSAFVPTNVISITDGQIFLETDLFNAGIRPAVNAGISVSRVGGSAQTKIMKKLSGGIRIALAQYRELAAFAQFASDLDDATRKQLERGQRVTELMKQRQYAPMSVAQQALSIYAADKGYMDDVPVQQIGKFEDALQAHFANNVGDVISKIDQSGDWNDELENAFKKGIEDFKKTGTW, translated from the coding sequence ATGGCAACCACATCGCTCAACCCGTCGGAAATCAGCGAGCTGATCAAAAACCGCATCGAGCAAGTCAAGCTCGGTTCCGAGGCGCGTAACGAAGGCACCGTCACCAGCGTGTCGGACGGCATCGTGCGTATCCACGGCCTGGCAGACGCCATGCAAGGTGAAATGGTCGAATTGCCGAACAACACCTTTGCATTGGCATTGAACTTGGAACGTGATTCCGTCGGTGCCGTGGTCCTCGGCGACTACGAACACTTGCGCGAAGGCGATGTGGCTAAAACCACTGGCCGCATTCTTGAAGTGCCGACCGGTCCGTCGATGTTGGGCCGCGTTGTCAACGCACTTGGCGAGCCGATCGACGGTAAGGGTCCGATCAATGCGGAAGCCTCTGCACCGGTGGAAGCGATTGCACCGGGCGTGATTTGGCGTAAGTCGGTCAGCCAACCGCTGCAAACCGGTTACAAGTCGATCGACAGCATGATCCCGATCGGTCGCGGTCAACGCGAATTGATCATCGGTGACCGCCAAACCGGTAAGACCGCTGTCGCAATCGACACGATCATCAACCAGAAGCATTCGGGCGTGAAGTGTATTTACGTCGCCATCGGTCAGAAGAACTCGACCATTGCGAACATCGTGCGCAAGCTCGAAGAAAACGGCGCCTTGGCTTACACCACGGTTGTCGCCGCTTCCGCATCTGAATCGGCTGCGATGAACTTCATCGCTGCGTACTCCGGTTGCGCCATGGGTGAATACTTCCGTGACCGCGGCGAAGACGCACTGATCATTTATGACGATTTGTCGAAGCAAGCTGTGGCCTACCGCCAAATCTCGCTGTTGCTGAAGCGTCCGCCGGGCCGCGAAGCCTACCCGGGTGACGTGTTCTATTTGCATAGCCGCCTGTTGGAACGTGCAGCGCGCGTGTCGGAAGACTACGTTGAGAAGTTCACCAACGGTGCCGTCAAGGGCAAGACCGGTTCGCTCACTGCGTTGCCGATCATTGAAACCCAAGCCGGCGACGTTTCGGCCTTCGTGCCGACCAACGTGATCTCGATCACCGACGGACAGATCTTCTTGGAAACCGACTTGTTCAACGCCGGTATCCGTCCTGCAGTGAACGCCGGTATCTCGGTGTCGCGCGTGGGTGGTTCAGCACAAACCAAGATCATGAAGAAGTTGTCGGGCGGTATCCGTATCGCTTTGGCGCAGTACCGTGAATTGGCTGCATTTGCCCAGTTCGCCTCTGACCTCGACGACGCAACGCGCAAGCAGCTCGAACGCGGTCAACGCGTGACCGAGCTCATGAAGCAACGCCAATACGCACCGATGTCGGTTGCACAACAAGCACTCTCGATCTATGCCGCTGACAAGGGCTACATGGACGACGTGCCGGTGCAACAAATCGGTAAGTTCGAAGACGCCCTTCAAGCCCACTTCGCCAACAATGTCGGCGACGTGATCTCGAAGATCGATCAATCCGGTGACTGGAACGACGAACTCGAAAATGCCTTTAAGAAGGGCATCGAAGACTTCAAGAAAACCGGCACCTGGTAA
- a CDS encoding F0F1 ATP synthase subunit epsilon, translating into MASTIRCDIVSAEAEIYSGEATLVVATGEIGELGIAPKHAPLITRLKPGKVVVTTPAGETLDFAISGGILEVQPDMVTVLADTAVRAQDIDEAAVRQAKEEAERVLAGRGEAMDVAEAQQRLAEVSAQLAALERLRKNLKH; encoded by the coding sequence ATGGCAAGCACAATTCGTTGCGACATCGTCAGCGCGGAAGCCGAAATCTACAGCGGTGAAGCGACACTCGTGGTCGCCACCGGTGAAATCGGTGAGCTCGGTATCGCACCGAAGCACGCCCCGCTGATTACGCGTTTGAAACCCGGCAAGGTCGTTGTCACGACCCCCGCAGGTGAAACCTTGGACTTCGCAATTTCCGGCGGCATTCTTGAAGTGCAACCGGACATGGTGACCGTCTTGGCGGACACCGCTGTGCGCGCTCAAGACATCGATGAAGCCGCGGTGCGTCAAGCGAAGGAAGAAGCCGAACGCGTGTTGGCCGGCCGTGGTGAAGCGATGGACGTCGCCGAGGCACAACAACGTCTCGCCGAAGTCTCGGCACAGTTGGCTGCGCTTGAACGCCTACGCAAGAACCTCAAGCACTAA